A segment of the Geoglobus ahangari genome:
CCCTAAACACCGGCGTGCCCCACGCCGTGATATTCGTGGACGATCTGGACTTCAACATAATTCCAGCGGCAAAACACATCCGCCATCACTCGGTGTTCCCTGAAGGGATAAACGTGAACTTTGCAAGGGTTATCGACGCTAAGACAGTTCGCGTCAGGACATACGAGAGAGGCGTGGAAAACGAGACACTGAGCTGCGGAACCGGGAGTGTTGCTGTGGCAGTTGTGGCCAACAGGCTTGGGCTAACAGGGAGAAGCGTGGACGTGCTCACGAAGGGCGGGAAGCTAAAGATAGAGATCGCAGACGACACTGTCTACATGACCGGGCAGGCTTCGAGGGTTGCTGACGGATACATAAACACCGAGGAGCTCAGGTATGATCTTCCCTAACAGGCTCGTACTCTCCGCAATGGCTGGAATAAACGACTGGAGGTTTGTGAGGGACAAGAGGGCAGGCATGGTTGTGCTCGGAGGATTCAACGCGGACAGGGACAGCAATGAGGCTGCAAAAAGGGCAGCGGAAAGGGGGAGGAGGGAGTTCGTATTCTCCGATCCGGTTAGGGAGATAGAGAGGCAGATCTCCATGCTCCACGGGTTCAGGGGTGTGGTCGCGGTGAACGTGAGGTCAAAGAGCCTGGATGGATATGCGGAGGTTGCGAGGGTCGCTGGAGATCACGGGGCGGTTGTTGAGATCAACGCCCACTGCAGGCAGCCCGAGTTCCTCGAAATTGGCTGTGGCCAGTCCCTGCTCTTCAACCAGCATAAACTTGCGGAGATTGTTGAGAGAGCGTCAAAGCATGCGGAGGTGGTGGTGAAGATCAGGGGAGGGCTTGACGTGGACTACCTCTCCCTCTCTCAGCTCCTTTTCGACTCCGGAGCTCTCATGATCCACGTGGATGCGATGATCCCCGGAGGCGGGGCGGATTATGAGCTTGTCAAGCTCATCTCTTCGGTTGGAAACACGATCGGAAACAACTCTGTGGTTGATGTTAATTCTGCAAGAAGGATGCTCGAAAGCGGGGCGAAGCTTGTCTCACTCGCGAGGGCGGTTTTGAAGGATGAAAGGATTTTCGACCGCCTTCTTCGTGATAACCTTCTTTCCTCGAGTGTTGAGGTGGTGTGATGGAGGTAGTTAAGGATCTCAACGAGGAGCTGAAGAGCTCGTATATCGACTACGCGATGAGCGTTATTGTCGGGAGAGCTCTCCCGGATGTGAGGGACGGGCTGAAGCCGGTGCAGAGGAGAATTCTGTACGCGATGTACGAGATGGGGCTTTTCAGCAACAGGCCATACAGGAAGTCTGCGAGGATTGTCGGAGACGTTCTCGGTAAGTACCACCCCCACGGGGACTCTGCCGTCTACGACGCGCTCGTCAGAATGGCTCAGGACTTCAACATGCGTTATCCGCTCATAGACGGGCAGGGCAACTTTGGAAGCATAGATGGAGATGAGCCTGCAGCAATGCGTTACACCGAGGCGAGGCTGACCAAGATCGCGGAGGAAATGCTGGCCGACATCGACAAGGACACAGTCGACTTCGTCCCCAACTTCGATGCGACGCTTAAAGAACCTGTCACGCTTCCCGGCAAGTTCCCCAACCTGCTGGTCAACGGTTCGAGCGGAATTGCCGTTGGAATGGCGACGAACATGCCCCCCCACAACCTGAGGGAGGTGTGCGACGCTATAATTGCCTACATCAGGGACGAGGACATAAGCGTCGAGGAACTGATGAAGTACGTGAAGGGGCCCGACTTCCCGACCGGTGGGGTGATAGTCGGAGTTGACGGGATAAGGAAAGCCTACAAGACTGGCAGGGGGAAGATAACGGTCAGGGGGAAGGTGGAGATTGAGGACGGTGCGATAATCATCAGGGAGATCCCCTATCAGGTTAACAAGGCAAATCTCGTGGAGAAAATCGCTCAGCTCGTGAGAGACGGGAAGATTGACGAAATAAAGACAGTCAGGGACGAGTCTGACAGAGAGGGGATCAGGGTCGTGGTAGAGCTGAAGAGCGGGGCGAATGTAAACGTGGTCATAAACAAGCTCTACAAGTACACCCAGCTCCAGACGACCTTCGGAATAATCAACCTCGCCCTCGTGGACAACCAGCCCGTGGTTCTCAGCCTCAAGGACCTCATCGCAGAGTTCGTCAGGCACAGAAGGGAGATAGTGAGGAGGAGGACTGAGTACGAGCTGAAGAAGGCTGAGGACAGGCTCCACATAGTCGAGGGGCTGAAGATCGCGGTAGAGAATATAGATGAGGCGATAGAGATAATCAAAAAGTCGGAAAGCGTTTCCGTGGCGAGAGAGAGGCTCATGGAGAGGTTCGAGCTAACCGAAAAGCAGGCAGACGCGATACTTCAGATGAGGCTGCAGAAGCTGACGGCCATGGAGATCGACGCTCTGATAAAGGAGTATGAGGAGTTAAAGAGGAAGATAGCCGAGCTCAGGGAGATTCTGGAAAGTAAGGCAAAGATAGACGAGATAATCATCCGGGAGACCGAGGAGATCAAGCAGAAGTACGGGGATGAGAGGAGGACGAGGATTCTGAGGAGCGCAGAGGAGATAAGCGAGGAAGACCTGATTTCCGAGGAGGAGAACCTGCTGGTGATAACGAGGAGCGGGTATGCCAAGAGGGTGGATCTGAAGTCCTTTAGAGCTCAGGGAAGAGGGGGCTCGGGAGTCATAGGTGTCAATCTGAAGAGCGATGACGCGATTACCTTCGTTGGGACGGTCAACTCAACCCACAGGCTCATCCTGTTCAGCAACAGGGGGAGGGCTTTCTGGATAAACGCCTACGAGATACCCAAGATGGAGAGGACTGCGAGGGGCGGGAACCTTAGGCACCTGATAGGGCTTGAGAATGGCGAGTATATCGTTTCGGCCCTCTCAGTCGAAGATTTTGAGGGAAGGGCATTGATACTGACGAGAGACGGGCACATCAAGGCGATAGAGGTGGAGGAGTTCGTCAACGCCAAGAGGGCGGGGATAACCGCGGTTTCAGGCGAGATCCTTGCGGTGAAGCCGATGGCAGGAAAAGAGGTGATAATCTCGACCAAAAACGGAATGCTGGCGAGGTTTGATGCCTCTGAGGTTCCGGTTTACGGCAGGAACGCGAAGGGTGTGAAGGCGATCAGGCTTAAGGAGGGCGATGAGATCGCGTGGATGGACTGCGGAGATGGAAGGGAGGTTCTGATACTCTCTGAAGGTGGTTACGGCAAGAGAACACCGCTTGAGGAGTTCAGGAAGATCGGGAGGGGCGGTCAGGGAGTAATATGCTTCAGGACGAGGGACAAGACGGGCAGAGTTGTGTTTGCCGAGTTTGTTAGAGAGAATGGGATCTTTGCGCTGAGCAGTGACGGAAACGCCATTCTCGTCGAGATCGAGCAGATCTCCGTTCAGGGGAGGAACACGAGCGGAGTGATCGTAGCAAGGAGCGGAATTGAGAGGGCGGTTCAGGTGAGAATATGAGGCTTGAAGTCCAAAAATGGGAGGACAGGGGTGCCTACAGGGTATCGAGGCTGCACACGTTCGACGAGAAAACGTTCGTCCAGCTCGTTGAGATCAAAGGAAAGGTGAGTGAGCACTACCACAGCATCCAGACGGAGGTTTTCGTGATAGTTGAGGGGAGCGGCAGGATAGGCATTGGAGATGAGGTGTTCAGCGTTAGGTGCGGTGATGTGCTTCTCTGCGAGCCGGGAAAGGTGCACTTTGCAGAGGGAGAGATGAAGATCCTCGTGTTCAAGTACAACTATGCCGAAAACGACAGCCACTGGATAAATTTAAGTTCTCCTGAGGGAGAGTGAGAGTATGGAGACCCTCATTCTTTCGCGGGATGATGTGGAGAGCATTCTCACAATGGAGATGTGCATGAGAGCTGTGGAGCATGCGTTTGAGCTCCACGGCAAGGGGCTGACCCAGATGCCCGCCAAGATCTACCTCACTTTCGAGAAGGGGGACCTGAGGGCCATGCCCGCCTACATTGAGGGGCATGCCGGCATCAAGTGGGTCAACTCCCACCCCCACAACAGGGAGAAGGGGCTGCCGACGGTAATGGCGCTGCTCATCTACAACGACCCCGAGACGGGCTTTCCCCTCGCGGTGATGGACGCGACGCACATAACGAACATGAGAACCGGGGCGGCGGGAGGAATAGCGGCGAAGTATCTGGCGCGGAAGGACAGCAGGGTTTTCGGTTTTGTTGGGTGCGGAATGCAGGCCAGAACCCAGCTCCTCGCCCTGAAGGAGGTATTCGACGTCGAGGTCGTCAAGTGCTACGATCTGAACGAGAGTGTCGCGAGGGAGTTCGCATCCTTTGCCTCAGAGCTTGGGATTGACGCCAAGGTTACAGGCTTGCAGGACGCCTGCAGCTGTGACGTGCTGACCACAACAACCCCGTCAAGGGAGCCGGTGGTGAAGGACGAGTGGATTGGAGAGGGGGTGCACATCAACGCAATCGGAGCTGATGCACCCGGAAAGCAGGAGCTCGAGTCGAGCATACTGAAGAGGGCGAAGGTTGTTGTAGATGACTACGAGCAGGCGATTCACAGCGGGGAAGTTAACGTGCCAATCTCCAAGGGGGAAATGAGGAAGGAGGACATCTACGCGTCGATAGGGGAGATTGTCG
Coding sequences within it:
- a CDS encoding cupin domain-containing protein — its product is MRLEVQKWEDRGAYRVSRLHTFDEKTFVQLVEIKGKVSEHYHSIQTEVFVIVEGSGRIGIGDEVFSVRCGDVLLCEPGKVHFAEGEMKILVFKYNYAENDSHWINLSSPEGE
- the gyrA gene encoding DNA gyrase subunit A; amino-acid sequence: MEVVKDLNEELKSSYIDYAMSVIVGRALPDVRDGLKPVQRRILYAMYEMGLFSNRPYRKSARIVGDVLGKYHPHGDSAVYDALVRMAQDFNMRYPLIDGQGNFGSIDGDEPAAMRYTEARLTKIAEEMLADIDKDTVDFVPNFDATLKEPVTLPGKFPNLLVNGSSGIAVGMATNMPPHNLREVCDAIIAYIRDEDISVEELMKYVKGPDFPTGGVIVGVDGIRKAYKTGRGKITVRGKVEIEDGAIIIREIPYQVNKANLVEKIAQLVRDGKIDEIKTVRDESDREGIRVVVELKSGANVNVVINKLYKYTQLQTTFGIINLALVDNQPVVLSLKDLIAEFVRHRREIVRRRTEYELKKAEDRLHIVEGLKIAVENIDEAIEIIKKSESVSVARERLMERFELTEKQADAILQMRLQKLTAMEIDALIKEYEELKRKIAELREILESKAKIDEIIIRETEEIKQKYGDERRTRILRSAEEISEEDLISEEENLLVITRSGYAKRVDLKSFRAQGRGGSGVIGVNLKSDDAITFVGTVNSTHRLILFSNRGRAFWINAYEIPKMERTARGGNLRHLIGLENGEYIVSALSVEDFEGRALILTRDGHIKAIEVEEFVNAKRAGITAVSGEILAVKPMAGKEVIISTKNGMLARFDASEVPVYGRNAKGVKAIRLKEGDEIAWMDCGDGREVLILSEGGYGKRTPLEEFRKIGRGGQGVICFRTRDKTGRVVFAEFVRENGIFALSSDGNAILVEIEQISVQGRNTSGVIVARSGIERAVQVRI
- a CDS encoding MJ0144 family RNA dihydrouridine synthase-like protein; translated protein: MIFPNRLVLSAMAGINDWRFVRDKRAGMVVLGGFNADRDSNEAAKRAAERGRREFVFSDPVREIERQISMLHGFRGVVAVNVRSKSLDGYAEVARVAGDHGAVVEINAHCRQPEFLEIGCGQSLLFNQHKLAEIVERASKHAEVVVKIRGGLDVDYLSLSQLLFDSGALMIHVDAMIPGGGADYELVKLISSVGNTIGNNSVVDVNSARRMLESGAKLVSLARAVLKDERIFDRLLRDNLLSSSVEVV
- the ala gene encoding alanine dehydrogenase gives rise to the protein METLILSRDDVESILTMEMCMRAVEHAFELHGKGLTQMPAKIYLTFEKGDLRAMPAYIEGHAGIKWVNSHPHNREKGLPTVMALLIYNDPETGFPLAVMDATHITNMRTGAAGGIAAKYLARKDSRVFGFVGCGMQARTQLLALKEVFDVEVVKCYDLNESVAREFASFASELGIDAKVTGLQDACSCDVLTTTTPSREPVVKDEWIGEGVHINAIGADAPGKQELESSILKRAKVVVDDYEQAIHSGEVNVPISKGEMRKEDIYASIGEIVAGLKPGRESEKEITIFDSTGLAIQDIATATLVYERAVELGKGVRFRFF